The sequence GAGGGAGTATGGAATAAAAATGAGACTACAATTTCGGAATGATTAATTTGGAAATAAGTTATTCAACGATTTTATCCCAATGAAATATGAGATAAATCCATCCTAAAATTAATTCCGATATAAGTTATCCTTTGTCCCTCATACGAAATGAGCTCTAAGAACCTTTCTTTTACCTTTCAGcttttatttatttgtcttatttcattttagtttgtttgaaaaaaatgtatctttctTAGTTTGACAATtcgaaaaaaatgtatttttcttaGTTTGACAATTCcttaattttagtatttcatatgGTATGTTTAAAATTACGAAATTAAAgaatataatattttgatatgttatatcatatgattcaaaactttttttataCTCTTTCCTAATTGGTGTCAAGTTAAACTTAGATATgcaaattgaaatgaaatactactCCTTGCTAAAATTATATAGATAGacagtaaaaatattttttctatacgGGCATAATTAATATTACTAAAGGTAATTTACTTATTGAACGATCAGTCTAAGTTTACTATAAACATTGACATGTACCTAATTTCTAAATAATATGTTAGTCCTGCACCGTGAgtgtataaaataataatagtaatggtAATAAAAAGAATTGTAATTACGTAACTTACATGTACATGGGAAGAACATTAGACTAATCTTTTCATGCTGCATTCCATTTGAGTAAAGATAATCTACAATAAAACgcacaaataaataaattgtacGCTAAGTTATAAAGTCATTCCAACTGAAACAATTTATTTGGAATGATAAAAGTGCACTACTAGTCTTCTACGTATGCATCTAAAACCAAAAAGAGAAGTAGTTACTGTAATACGTATAAGTCTAAAAATTTCAAAGGCAATTTTtcgataaaataaaaattgtatatgACTTACTGAGTTAAGATTTTGGATTTGAGTCCTAGGtataaattcattttttatagtaagTGTTTTATCCTCAAAATAGACTTTTTAgcacaaatttaaattaatcaagtCTCAAAGCAAATATCAaatattaactaaaaataaataaataaatatatgtgagTGTTTCATATCGTTAAATAAGACAAAACTAAAGCCAAATCTTGGAAAATTGAATTTAGTATTTAAAAAACAAGACAGTGATGAAGGAAATAAAGCTATTTGGTCAActtttaaaatgaagaaagatggCATTGACTTGTAACTTGCTTTATTTAAACACCTTtaaatttatccatttttatatTGAAACAAATTGATGCATGATACGTGTCAAATTTTTCTTACTTAATTGTGataatgaatatatatttttatttgaaatttttactcTCAATATCACTTAGCTTAAAGTTTATCAAAATGAGTCCACATTGTTAGATCTTatcatatttaatcatatatataatttgaaataCTTGGGAAAAGATAGTAATACCCCTCAAGAGAATCAACATTTCAATACATAAACAAATATAGAAGTGATAACTGGTAAGTATTAGCCCCTTGGCCTTGGATCTCAATCTCACTTGCCTTCGCATTATATGAAATGCGGAGATTACAAAAAAATTGAACCTTCCTAAAAAGATAAAAGTTCAGAAGTCAACCAAATGAAGTTTTATTTAAGACTATTGTGTGCATCCAAAATATTGTTTCATGGCTTTCATAACTTGATTTGCGCCTACCTAATCGTCATTTTTTAAGAGTAACTTCTGCACCATGCAAAGTGCGATCAAATATTCTGCCACAACATTTTGTCTCTTGGTAAGGATTTATCCTCAATAGTCAATAGTGCATCTATCCACCACATCATATTCACACACACCACAGGAAAATACTTAATACTTGCACTAACTATTTCTTACCAAATTAAACAATCTATCGTAAGATATATGTATAACGTAACATACACATCCTATATTCATTGCTTTGATACAATTGCATTAAGTTCAATTTATCCACTGACCAAGCAACCGTCCCACCAACACCACCCTCAAACACCATTTAGAAATAGACTTTGCTTGATTCATGTCCCAACATGCATACATTCGTTTTTCTTTTTATAGCTTTTTCCTGTAGGGAAACAGCTTGGAACAGGTCATCATCACAGTTTGTTTCAACTATAGCCAATGCATTAGACAAATATGTTGCACTAAGAGAAAATCTAAGTCCTCCACTCTTAGTTCTTCCTCCTAGGTACAAAGGCAGGCAGAGGGTTGCAAGGGGTTCAATTCGTTAAATAGGGTAAAAGTAATTATTTGTACTTACAGGTAAGTAGTTGAATCCCCGAGGCATAAGATTTCTTTTTTAAATCTCTTTGTTTGAATTCATGGCTCCACTACTGCTTCCTCCCACAGCTATGGGAAGAAGTTTTTGATGTTTATGGCAATTCAGAAGAAAAGAGTAAGCAAATGTGCCAGCAACCGGCTGGTTTTCAGTAGCAGAAACAAGTTAAAAAGACAAGGGGATCACGATTCACAAATGTGCAGTATCAAGACAAGATTTGGCGTCATTGTAGCAGGAACAGCATGTTGTATCTGCTGTGACCGAATATTTAGCTCTTCAACAGACGCATTAGGCACTGCAGGTCTAGGGTTCACCAAGTATAGGTTGGGTAAATCTGTGGCGcaaaattttgataattcaaaGGAACAAATGACTGAAAATCAAGTGCTTACGGAATGAAAAGAGCGAGGGAAACAACATGAAGACATAACAGAAACAGCATCTGTAGTTACTTCTCTGGTGTAAACAGAGAGGTAACACCTACTGTCGGAAGCAGAATCATCCCCACGAAGTTCATCATTTGCTATATAGgtgtatataattaaaaaaaaaaattgacattataTAAATGCAATGTCAGTTTCCAACTGAACACTTACAAGGCAACTCATAATTTCTCAGTAACAGAGAGTTGGGTAGATCTAGAATATGGAAGATACTCAACGTAAGATTGGCTGCTATGTCAAATGTTTTGTCTGTCTATAGTATAGAGACAGCAGAATTAATCTTTGACACACACAATATGATAATAACCATCAAAGATGGACAGGACTTAAAAGGGAATACACTAGCCAGTGAGAGTCACCAAACATCTCTACGGACCACTTTCCAAAGAACACTATTGCCTCGACTTGTTCGAGGTAAACTTGATTGCCTTGATCCCCCAAAACTATTAATAAACCATCACAAATTCAGGAAATCAGGACAAAAAACAGTACGAAACGGTACAAGGATGATAGTTCTTGCCATAAAACACAAAGATAAACTTCTCTTGGAATTTTTGCTAGCAAGTATTAGAAAGACAAAGAACTCATGTATATAGACAACTTTTTTTACTCATGAATCCATGAAAGTTCACCACTAAGCAGTACGCACCAGATATGCAGCTTGGAAAATTATCTGTTGCACCATAGAtggattcaataattaatcttcCTCTACCAAAATCGTACAAGGTGGGAAGCCCCATACAACAGGGATTTAACACCAATGTGAATTAGAGTTACATGTTAACCTACTTCATATACAAAGGATTACCCTATACAGCAGCATTGATATCATCAGCTATTCTTCTTCCGCTTTCTCAAATTTGGCATTGCACGAAGAAATACCGAATTGGACTCATAATcatttttctccatattttcttGGTGTGGTGATACCTTGTGAAAAGTAATATCAGTTTTGTTTAAATCTTGCACAATTTCAGCTGCACCTATCCCTGCTTCACATTGCTTCTCACTCGTTTTCCTCGAGTAGCTAGAAACAAATTGGTTTGAAGCATTACCACAATTCTCATCTCCCAAAGGCTGAGAAGAACTATAAATATCAGAATAATCAACTGATAAGATAGGGCTAGAAGCTTTTATCTCATGCTCCATATCTCCATCATCATTTTCCTCTAAGCAAAACCCACCGCCCATTTTAAGGTACTCCTTAGACAAAAGATCCCCAGAAACAGGATCATAAGTTTCATCAAAACTCGGCTGAACAGTAGATTCCATCTCTGCCAATCCTGTATCGATACCAGCACTTGTTTCAAGGTTTGACAGTTCTTGTAGACAGTAATCATCACTTGCATCATTTTCATTCATCTTGCTAGAATCAGCAGGATAACATTCAGCTATGCCCACATCTGCTCCTGATTCTCTCCTTTCTAACTTTTCAGTAGTAGAATCTCCATCATCTTTGTCAGCTTTGTCAGACTCATCATCTCCCATCTCACTGTCATTCACTATCTTCCGATGGCGCTCTGACTGAAATTTCAATTAGAacgaaatggaaaaaatattagtaGTCATGAACTGGAGAAATCTCAAGTAACTAAAACAGAGATTGATAATAGAGAGAAAGTCCCCTTCCACTGAACAGTGAATATGTACAAAGTGAAAATTACTCGTCATTTTGTTTAAAAGTATGTGGATTTCGTtgaaaatacatgcatatacGAGCAATGACTTCCCTAGAGAATGTTTATATAGCAAATTCTCTATATCACAAATGAATCAAGAATTTCAGACAGTATGCAACCAAACCATGTCATTAACAATTTTCACAGGCAATACGAATCATGAgtacatcacatgcaacaagatgTCACATGCAACAAGATATTATGAACACCAGAAATATAAGACATGCAGaaacaaaatatcataactgTAAAGATAGAACTTCCAGAAGCGGCTTTGAAAGTATTACATCTGAGAGAATGGAGTAATTGAACTCTAATCCTTTTGGATAGTAATTCAGTAGAGGTTAGGGGAACACTAAACAAGGCAAAGGTGAATTGCATTAGCAGCAATGCAATGAGTATCTTCCCTATACAATCACAAAATATAGCATCGAGATGAGCTCTCAAAAGATATTGTTAATGTTTGTAAAATTTCACTCAAAAAGGTGCAGTCATTAAGAATTTAAATACAATTAGTATTGCAGGAAAAGGACTTACTCTTCTTGCTTGATTTGGCTTTTCAACCTTCTCGACTTGTGATTGTTGCTCTATATCATTATCTTTTTCCCCCTCAGAACTTGTTTTGGAGGATCTGAAACAGGGTTTTTTACTTGCCTTTTGCACAGATCGAGCTGTTTCTTTCCGTCCCCCTCCTGTACTACCACTTGATTTCTTACTGGTGTTTTGCTTGCTTCCTGCTCCCTCTGGTGGTTCCAAATGTTCAGGCTGCAGATTCCCTCCTTTCCTTTTTCTTGACTGCTTTCCAACTGATCTTCTTTTTGGTGTAGTCTCATAATCAGAACCAGCAGACTCTAGTCCCCTCGGAGGATCCTCCATCTTTTCCTCATTCATATCATTAGATTCTAATACCCTCTTTTTACAGCTTCCAGGAGCATCTTGTACATTTCCTTCCATTAAATCACTGGATTTGTTCCCTGTCATAAACTTAACAGCCTTCTTTATCCTCTTGCTACGAATTTTGGCAAATCTCTCACTGAAAGAGTAGAAGGCTTCCATTCGAAGTTGTGTCTACATCAAGTAAACAAAGGAACAGTTAAGAGAAAAGATCTTCATCAGAAAAGGTCTATCAGCTTCCTCTTTCTCCAATCAGACAAATTACCACaacatgaataaaatagtaagTGCAGGGCACTCAGAAGCTATACAAAGGTGATGCattgatatttttcttatcaCATAACCCATTCCTTTATTTCGAAGGACATGCCAATTGACATGATTAGTAAATCCATTTTTTCATTTTGGTGgacaatttttataatatatatatatatatattagattttgATAGCAAGAAAGACTGTTTGAATAAGACAGTGGTTGGTGAATATGCAAAGGGATCAACCTCATGTTTGTTGTACTCTTTCAGGACCGGTACTAGCAATTCATCTGCCTTCTGGCTGCTCCAGCTGAATTTCTCCCAACAAACTCTGCAACAAGCAAATACTCATTAAGAGTTATATATGAATCCTAAATCCCCATTAGACctttagaagaaaaaaatcatgCACAACTCACTTGCGAAGAACAGAAACATCAGGCTTCCCCCACGCGAAAGGCTCTGTTGACTTGTCAACTCGCGGAGATGTATATGCTGAAATTACACCATTACTCGGAAATGAAGAAGGAATATGCCAGTTTTTACTAATATTTCTCTGTGTAAACAGTCCCAATATAAAGAATGAGTGAGATCAGGTTGTTCCAATCAAATAGACAATACAAATGAAGCAAAAGGGCACATTTGGTTTACATGTTTCTTCATGAAAATCTGCTTCAACTTTTCAGCTCTGTCCTCGGATTTGTGGGCATTTTCATCGGCCGCAGTAGTGCCTTCCAGATTGCTGGTAGAGCTACTCATATCAGGATCACCAACTTTACACCCTCTCTTCCTAGAGCTGGAACCTGCCTGTGCATCAAGCCCCCCGAGAATGGATGGATCTGGCGATTCCACCCACTCCCGAAATTTCTGAAGACCATCTTTCTCAGGAAATGCATTTACAACTTCAATGGCATTAACAATGCCAATCCCACTGCATCATGAAATAAAGAACGGATGATGACTTCCGCATGTCTCAGCCAAACTAAGATGCTTCAAATAAAAGAACTGCACTATCTATTGTCTCCTGATGAGAATATGCAAACAAGACTAATTGCCGGAGTCAAAAAGAGACGTAGAGACAAATGCTTAGCAGGATATAACACTTTATAAAGATCCACAGAAACAGGCTTACCTCACTCCTTCAGTATAATCACTTCCAAGAAGCAATGCCATACgaattattttttctctatccaaCCCAAGCTCATTCTCGACATCCTAATAAACAGCAGATATATGATCATCCACAGGCACTATAAATGAAAGGAGCTATGTTCTCTAAGAAATGAAAATATTGGCCCCATATTATACCCACCAAcctcaaaactttttcttttctttctctgatcttatttttctttttcttttgggtgGGGTGGGAAGTGGCTGTGCTAGTGCTCACGAAAAGAAAAACAATTCCTCTTACTAGAAGCTTAATTTAACAATAGCAATGGAGGCTAATAAAATCGTTTCTTTTTCTGGTTAAGAAAATGACCTAAACAAGTCTTACTGTAGAAACCTAGTTGCAGAAAGATAAACTTAAGGGAAGGAAGAGTATTTAAAACACTAGTGAATTGATGATGAACCTTCATAAAGTAAGTCTCCACATATTTGCGATCATCAAAAATATTCTTGTAGACACTTCGAGCACCAAACAAGAACGCATCAGAGTCGTCAGTAACCACACCATCAACAAGATTTGTAAGTTCCATGTAAGCACACTGGGCTTCAGCTTCCATTGGAGCTATGATATATGGCAAGCCAAACATTTGGAGCAACTCCTAACATAGAGAAGGATGTAAATCAGATGAATTGAACAAATAGTAATACTGTATCACCATAAGGAAAAAGAATTGAGGACAACAAAAAGAAAGATCACTCCGGACCAGTAATCTGGAGCAGGAAATAGAAAAGGTACTTTTTTAAATGAAAAGATATATCTAttataaaaatttgttcaaagaTATTTCTATAATCTATGTATAAGCCTAAGTCCCTAAGCATGTAGGCTTCTATTTCTGTAAATACACACAAAGCCACTAAGTGAAAAACAGTCGTGCGCATTTCAGATGTCAAGTTGATCTTAGCCTCTAATACAAAGCATGATCTTAGCCTAGAAGCATTACATCCAAAAGGCATGATTTCGCCTAGAATCCTCACACCCAAAGAATAAGTTGCAAAAAATCATTGAGATAGATCAGGCTGTATGGCATGGCAATAACAAAACTTAACTGGTATCATTAAGGATCAACTTGTAATCACACCCACCTAGCGCATTCTGGCAAATTGAGGGAAACTAAATAAAATGGCCAAGGAACACCTCAACCAAAAATCCCTACTCCCTAGTGGTAAAACAACTTCCAAGTTCCAActaataaaatttgatatttggaaATAAAGTTGGTTTAAAATTGCATCTTAAGAAATACGAAATCATCTAAAACCTACCTGGCAAGTTGGTTTAAAATTGCATCTTAAGAAATACGAAATCATCTAAAACCTACCTGGCACTCTGCAAACATTTCAGAGCTAACAGACTCTGCATTACGCTCAAGCTTTCTCTGCTCATCTCCTAGTTTTTCACGCTCTTTATCCAACACATGCATCTCCCCCTCCAAACTAGCCATCATAACTTTTTGATCTTCTTTGCGACTTACAGAATCCAAATTGCCCAAGAGATCCTTTCCTTCAATTAATGGGCCATCACAAGCACCTTCCTCGTCTAGGTTTTGTGCTCTATTGATATCAGTTATAAAACCCTCAGAGAAAGCTTTGGTGAGTTCTGTTGACTCATGTGTATAATGATGTGCGGCTGCTCCAGATCCATATTGTTGGGCACCAGAGGTTCTTGCATTCGATGATTCATTAAATGTTGATTGTTCAGTAGAAGTAACATCTGAAGCACTTTTTGTGTTACTCGAAACCTCAACAATGGTATCTGCTATCCTTTTTTTAATCATGCCAACCTCTGATCCATCAAGTGGAATGGTTGGTTCCATATGTATGTCACAATGCAAATTTCGGTCGGTGTGACTGGTTGCTTTTTCAAACTGCATATGTCTGTCAGCATGACTGGTTACTTTTTCAATCTGCACATCTCTGTAACCAGAATTAGCTTGAAATTGTTCTCTAGAATGGGTCTTCAAACAGTTATTACTCCCAGTAGTATCCATCTCCTGTACAGTATCATGCAAGTCTGCAGTCTGAATTTCAGATGGTACCTCTTTCTGTTGAAGAATTTTCTGTACCTTTGGACAATTGTTCTCTTGACCAACAGATTCAATACTTATACCCTGTGTAACCATTTGAATAGCTTCTTCGGACATCTCTTTCTCATAAGATTTATCTATATATCTATGATCTCTAAAATCCTCAAGACTCCTCCTTACTGCTTCCTGATAATTGGCTTCTTCTTCCAAAGCACCTTTATAAGCATTTCTTGAATCCAATGGACGTAAGGTAGGCTCCTCGTGAATGTCTAAACATCCTTCTTCCCATTCTATTTCAGCCTCATCATCCATGCCATCTTTCTCCAGTGGAGCCTGACCTTCCCCTTGAGAGTTATTGCTTGGCAAGTCACCTTTCTCTTCAATCACTCCTTCCTCCCACTCAACGTCCGAAGTAGAATCTAGAGACTGTTTCTTTGAGGGGGAATGATCCATAGGAAATTCCATCGCTGGATCACCTGCCACTAAACGCgtaaatatatcatcatcatcactggCACAATCATGTTCAAAGTTATCTTCAAAAGATATCTGAATTGTAGTCCCACTTCTCAACTCAGACTCTTCACTTTTGTTGTTTAAACAAGCCTTCCCATCATCATCTGGATTGGACGAGTTCAGATGTGAAATTGTAACAGAGACATTTCCAGGGGTATGTACAGCAGTCTCACTTACAGTAGCCACATGGCTAAAATCTTTGTTTCCGAACATACTATCCTCCTCAATCTCTTTCATCATATCTAAATTTCTCTGTAAATCTCGAGTCATGCGAACACCCATGGCTCTCAGTCTGCTGACTCGAAGATGACCCCTCTCGTCCAGATATGTCTCCACATCATCATTAAATGCCCTTTCAGGTTCAGTCACAACCGATTCCAACACACTACTAGATTTCCTTGTCGAAGCATTACTCGCAGCATTTGCCAAATTATTTTCTGTTTGTACTTCACTTGGCTTCTTACTAGTTTGATCATCCCCAGCAGATGCAAGGACACTGATAAACACCGTCATGCAATTGCTTTTAGTGAACAATGATGATTTAACCAAGAAAGGAGATGAAATGAAAAGAATAACTAGAGTAAAACAAATGATTGTTACATACTCTTTGTCCCCCGTAAAAgatgaggaaaaaataaattcccTATTTGCTTCAGAAGCAATCCTTGAAGTACGCACACCACCTATTCCCCTTCCAGCAGCAGATTTCTGCACTTCACCTATCTCGCGTCGAAAAGCAACAGTCTTCAGATAAGCTTGTATTTGCAGTTCTGAGAACTTTTCCGGGGCCTGAGAGAAGATTCATCTAGAGAATTAGAATGAAGAAAGATAAAAGAATGTATCAAAAGGAACACATCATCAGTTCTTAACCTTGCCACACCAACTAAAATAATTGAACAATATAACAGATGGAATTGTAAACCCTGTAGCCCTGAAAAGGACTAAAGAATGTTTGAAGTCCACCGTCATAAATTACGTAACATGTAAGGGAAGAACTAACtaaaccatcaacaacaacaacaacaaaaaacccagtgtattcccacatagtggggtctggggagggtaagatgtacgcagtccataccactacctccggagaagtagaaagactgtttccgatagacccccgactcaagacaaggaataataaacaaatccgtaataaaacatgaaacaagatggcataacataaatacaacatccacaaggaatagtaaacaaattcgtaacaaagcatgaaacaagatggcataacaagaataatacacccaccaagtaataccctacactaacgacccaaactggcactagccttctatcctaattcgcgtcctccagatcttcctatctagggtcatgtcctcagtaagctgtaactgctccatgtcccgcctaatcacctctctacagtatttcttcggcctacccctaccctgcCTGAAAAtagggctgggcatattttggtttaaaccgaaaaaccaaaccaaaattttaatttaggtttggtttttcaattttttggatcggttttggttttcaatttttgaaatttggttaaatggtttggttttcgattttccaaaaaaataattcGGATAAACCGATTAACcgaaattctataaataattaataatatatatattttattatatatatatatataatatttaatatataataatataatacaaatatataatagCAACCCTAATAACTAATAAATAATAGCACGCCACACACAACTAACAACATACATCAGTCCAACAGTCGAACAATCGATCGAACCATAGACCGCCGGCGAGATCGTCGTCTTTACAACAACACCAGCGCCAGCGACCAGACAACCGTTGTGGGCTGCAACCTGCAGTGCTGACTGTGGTCTTTCCGGCAGCGACCACTCTTCTGAGTTCCGactgtttatgcaaacttatgcataatgaagttatatattatgttaaacttatggttata comes from Capsicum annuum cultivar UCD-10X-F1 chromosome 2, UCD10Xv1.1, whole genome shotgun sequence and encodes:
- the LOC107858809 gene encoding DNA repair protein UVH3, with protein sequence MGVHGLWDLIAPVGRRVSVETLAGKKLAIDASIWIIQFMKAMRDEKGEMVRNAHILGFFRRICKLLYLRTKPVFVFDGGTPALKRRTVVARRRQRENAQAKIRKTAEKLLLNHLKAMRLKELSVDLENQRKLNDAKGKKVITEATGTMGNMAEGNGLVTENYDKEALDEMLAASIQAEEDWNFDDDASTSVAGAPAENDNTDEDEEMILPATQGKVDPSVLAALPPSMQLDLLGQMRERLMAENRQKYQKVKKAPEKFSELQIQAYLKTVAFRREIGEVQKSAAGRGIGGVRTSRIASEANREFIFSSSFTGDKDVLASAGDDQTSKKPSEVQTENNLANAASNASTRKSSSVLESVVTEPERAFNDDVETYLDERGHLRVSRLRAMGVRMTRDLQRNLDMMKEIEEDSMFGNKDFSHVATVSETAVHTPGNVSVTISHLNSSNPDDDGKACLNNKSEESELRSGTTIQISFEDNFEHDCASDDDDIFTRLVAGDPAMEFPMDHSPSKKQSLDSTSDVEWEEGVIEEKGDLPSNNSQGEGQAPLEKDGMDDEAEIEWEEGCLDIHEEPTLRPLDSRNAYKGALEEEANYQEAVRRSLEDFRDHRYIDKSYEKEMSEEAIQMVTQGISIESVGQENNCPKVQKILQQKEVPSEIQTADLHDTVQEMDTTGSNNCLKTHSREQFQANSGYRDVQIEKVTSHADRHMQFEKATSHTDRNLHCDIHMEPTIPLDGSEVGMIKKRIADTIVEVSSNTKSASDVTSTEQSTFNESSNARTSGAQQYGSGAAAHHYTHESTELTKAFSEGFITDINRAQNLDEEGACDGPLIEGKDLLGNLDSVSRKEDQKVMMASLEGEMHVLDKEREKLGDEQRKLERNAESVSSEMFAECQELLQMFGLPYIIAPMEAEAQCAYMELTNLVDGVVTDDSDAFLFGARSVYKNIFDDRKYVETYFMKDVENELGLDREKIIRMALLLGSDYTEGVSGIGIVNAIEVVNAFPEKDGLQKFREWVESPDPSILGGLDAQAGSSSRKRGCKVGDPDMSSSTSNLEGTTAADENAHKSEDRAEKLKQIFMKKHRNISKNWHIPSSFPSNGVISAYTSPRVDKSTEPFAWGKPDVSVLRKVCWEKFSWSSQKADELLVPVLKEYNKHETQLRMEAFYSFSERFAKIRSKRIKKAVKFMTGNKSSDLMEGNVQDAPGSCKKRVLESNDMNEEKMEDPPRGLESAGSDYETTPKRRSVGKQSRKRKGGNLQPEHLEPPEGAGSKQNTSKKSSGSTGGGRKETARSVQKASKKPCFRSSKTSSEGEKDNDIEQQSQVEKVEKPNQARRSERHRKIVNDSEMGDDESDKADKDDGDSTTEKLERRESGADVGIAECYPADSSKMNENDASDDYCLQELSNLETSAGIDTGLAEMESTVQPSFDETYDPVSGDLLSKEYLKMGGGFCLEENDDGDMEHEIKASSPILSVDYSDIYSSSQPLGDENCGNASNQFVSSYSRKTSEKQCEAGIGAAEIVQDLNKTDITFHKVSPHQENMEKNDYESNSVFLRAMPNLRKRKKNS